The Cardiocondyla obscurior isolate alpha-2009 linkage group LG16, Cobs3.1, whole genome shotgun sequence genome segment ttagcaagGATTCCGCGACGTATAAATCGGGAAACATCTCCCGTTCTAACTAGATTTCGATGAATTTTTCGCGCCGCAATATTTTGCGgtaattatatcattaaattatattactcgAAATTTCTGCTCGATGTCGATTACGCCTATCGGTTTTACGTGCCTAAGAAACGTCCAAAACATTTTCCCTCAATACTCTCGCAATTATAGGGAGCTTATCCTTGAGGTATTATGATTGATGTAATATAATGCCTGCGAAATTGATCAGAAATTGCGGGCGCGGATCCACCGTTGAATGCAATCGTTCAACAATTACCACTTTGATCTCGGAAATATAGCGTGGCGTAAAGATATTCACTCTCGCCGACGTGATAcgtcgcaaaataaaaagacacgCGACGTTCGTAAAACGTCGACGTCGAATGTTAATGTGGCTGTCGCTCACAGGCACGGTGCTAGACACGTtgtagataaagaaaaaaaaaattataaaataataaaaggaaaatagtGGGCTTGCCCGACGCGAAGATTATGATacgatttttattccgcgacATGGACGGCGAGTGAAATTTTCCGTCGAGAAATTTTTTCGACATCCCGTTTAACAACCGTAACGAGGAATCTTCAgcaattatattcatatttagaaaaatcttCCACGTTACAAAAtgatatacaaataaaacgaACTTGAACAATCCGAGAAAAACGATGTCAGGAAATTTTTGTCTCGTTcagatatttctaattatttgaattactaaaaatacgaacgtaagaataataatcaatttgtgttaggtaataaaaaatgggttataagtttaaaaattgctgcgaaattatttcagaaaaaagCTCGTTTAACGTgtttgaagaaaatttttcatcgtGTGTGTACAATGCTCCATTAAAATGCACGAATCCACGATTTTTATCACGAAAACGATCGCGTTACAGTGCAATATAACGTGCGCAATACTCGCTAAACAATGAGGGTTTCACATAATAAATAAGTCACCGAGATAATCGCCGCATTTTTGCACATGTGCCTGGTATTATATTCTCTAATGCGAGACTTATTTCACCGCTTGTAAATTCAATATACGGTAAATACAGATAAGCAAATAAGATACTGAAATGCgatatactaaaaaaatatgactatcaacaataaaaaaaataataataataataatgaataaaacttAGCGtgaacgttaaaatattttttaaacaaaataaactaaattatttgtaaaaaaagttttcctCAATTACTAGATTACATAAAGTGCAGATATATTTATCCATTGCATTGCAAttaggaaaagaaattaatggatggtattttattccgttttctTCCGCATACTCgtattcttatttcttttttttttttccttcattaATGTAGACGTTATAAAGGAAAATTACAGATAGTTCTTATTGACAGtacaatgtttaattaaattcaaagggtatattaaaatattaatattaaattgatatttaacaGTATTGTCACAGCGCATCTCTTTAGACTTAAATACGAATTCGCTATGTAACGATTATTAATACTTGTTCCCAAGGTACTTGATATCTACGCGAGAACTGGCCAAAAATGTAAACAAGCTAAAGTTTACGAATATCTCTTTCGCAAGttccgaaaataatttcgcttCCAGCGGTCGTGGAAAATTCCAATGGTACGCGAAATGTGTCGCATTAAGCCTTCTAATTATACGAGTCATTACTGAAGTAGTGAGTCAACTTTTCTACGCGtgagtcatttttttttttttttttagaaaataggCATGTTTATCGGTtgattacaaaagtatatgttattgataagtttttttttttttaatttgaaagaacatttctttcttcttcacTTACCTTTTAACGGCTTCCTTCGACGTGATGAGGACTCGTCTACTGCGTATAGTTGCGAGCGCGACACTGCTTTCTAGATTGCTTCACTACGTGACGCACGTTATCGCTTCCACACTAGATTACGAGTTTTAAAATTCCGAGCATCGATTGCATTTCACGGCGAGAGGTAAGCCTGGAGGAATCGAGCCCGAAACAGGTGCGCGAGCCACGAGGAGACTGAGAGAAGAAAGATCGTTCTCTCGTCACTGGCGCTGTTATCGCGATTAAGCGACTTTAATGTCGGTTCCTTTTCAAAGATGGGTCGCTCTTGTATGTACACGATCGGTCGTCGACCCCCTCTTAGGAATCTCCTCTCAAGTTTCTCGGTGAATTCTCTCGATCTTCTCTCCGGCAACGGCGACTCGCAACTCGCGAGAAATATTCTGCGGAAATTTTCCAGTCGCCGTCTGCCGACAGACTGCCTGGAAAACGACCCGCACCTGCGTTATTTTTCTGACGTAAGTAGGCAACAAAATAAGAATATCTTCCACTTTTCAACTGATAATATTCAAGGCTTGCGCTCTtccgccttttttttttttcttttgcaaaaagaaaaaaatagaacaaacAAACGCTGGTTCTCACGATTCAAAGgccgaattaaaaaattgcagattAATCATTAAGTTATTCTTTACCGGTAAGACAACTTGGAGAATCGTACTCTTCCGTCGTGTAATTGAAGAGAGACTAACGTTTAAAgcttttaattactattttcaATTGCGTCTATAAATTCcaactaagaaaaaaaaaacgagtgtATTGTAAAAAGTAACGCAACATACGTTTGACGATTCATgcaatatgaaatataaatttactttgttaaataaattaagcaggtgggaaataattaatgaacaGTTACCACCACGCGAGCAGAAGAAGTGTAATAACGTTGACAGGAGCACTGGTTAGACGTAACTGAAACTTATGGAGAACAGTTATGACATTCGCCTTCCTTAGAAAGCCACGGGTATCTACGTATGTACCTTGTCTTATGTCCCCTCTTTTAGAACATTAGTCATTGTGGCACCAAGGTTTCACGGACCTTGTGCAATGGTTTATAAGCGGACTATACCTCGATCGAGTTACGTCGCTTTATAACGCATCACCCAGATTTCCTCGCTTTCGGGAAAACGAGGTAACTTTGCTTTAATAATGCTATAGAAACTTTATAATTTGAAAgcgacattattttaaatataaaaataatattttatctctttcttgttaaaaaaaagaggttgTTTGATAGATACTGAAATGAAATATTGTGCAAGCATTTTTTCtcaatctgtttttttttttttttttttttaatgaaacgtgtaattatcatttattttgaattttaaaaaaagttgcagggttcttttttttttttttttttttatgaagtaGATGTAGACTTGATGTGAGTTAGCGAAGAAGTTATAAGTCCGACATATCGGCGATTGATTCAGGCGATAATTAAGTATTGGCAATGACGAGCGGGATGATTGGCAAGGTTTTCTTGTGTAATAATTTCTGTCGATCAGCGAGAAAACAAAACCGCAGCTCCTTTCATTGACATACTCTACACTCTTGCCGGCGATGCGCTGTAAAGTGGCAATGGCGTTGTAAACGGCGTCACGATGTTACAACGCACCTTCACGCTTCGCTGCCTTGACCCTGTGAATTTCTTCTCTCCTGTAAGATAAAGATTACCTTGGTCACTTCGAGGCGCGAGTCTTCGACGTCGCCGTCGATGTTCAAAGCGCATATCGCGAAATATCTTTGAAGGCAAACTTCGGTAATTAATAACGCTATTCGAATGAAGATAACTATCTCGAAAGTGTCCATCATACtgtatagaaaattaaaagtttctatATTATCATCGTTGAGCTCAACGTTATAAAATTCGTTCGTTTGTGTCGCAATTATGCCGCAATTatgagtaattaattttcaatattacaaATGTAGAAAAGTCTCTTAAAAATCTCAGAGTCTATCTGCATTTTGAAAATTGTTGggtaaaaatacaaattcaATGAAAGCGCtacctttattaaatttttattttacttctaaagttttatttaactttgtcTTGATATTTAAGtaatgtaaaatagaaaaaaagaaaaataattataatttgcaaattataagTCTCTCAGAATTAGTTGCGGCCCTAATTTGATCCGATGGCACTTTCAGTAGTTTCGTGTCTTTCGAGGGACATCTTGAGGACGCCTACTATTTCTATCTGGCTGTGCTTGACCTACACGGGTCTACAGCCTTTACCTCGtgtctcttcttcttctactcccgctttttctcattttccttCTCTTGCCCCCTTCGTCCAACTATCTCTCGTTGTTTTCCACGgacgaaagaattttattgtCACGCATAATCGTAAATCATCGCTCTAACGCGATTAAAAACCCGCGTCACGTCGCCCGGTGCATCGTTTCCTGGGATCGGATTATAGCAATTGCGGAATTGAAGAATACACCTCGCGGATCATTAGCACGCATCGTGAATCCCGCAATTCCGCGGCCGCGGCGACATTCGGCTTTCGTTCATGCATGCAAATGCGGACGATTGTAACTCTGTAAGTAGAAGCGCATACCGCGCTTGGAATATTCAGGAAAGACGTGCAGCGTTTTCTGGCTTCTGgcaaaaattcaataaagCACCCATATAAACAGTAACGGAAAAGAATCGATTATTATTCACGGCGATGTCGCGTTCTCgcgagatttattaatattcaaacaCCGTTACTTAAAAATGCCGACTCCACAATTTTACCGCATAccgttgttaattaaaaaaaaatgtttaatctcATATAAATGTCccagttaaattaaatatatcttgaCTGTGCGGAGAAACagaagtttattaattttaacttttatcaGGAAACCATCTGGCTCAATCACCGCTCTTGCGCGATGAAGAAATTCACGCAGTGGCTATCGCCGTTCCGGTCGGATAACTAGGGAGCTGTTCGTTTTCATAGTTTTTCGCATCCGCTCCGGGGTCGGTTAGATGACTGTGTCTAGATTAGCCCGCGAATATCAACCGCGAAGTATAAGCGATCCATCAGCCTGCGGCGGAGGCGCCCGCAGGGCACATCTCGCTTTCACTTGGCTGGTCTCGCGCGTGGACCACGTGCGTTGAGATGCTGTGCGCGGCCGGATGCATGCCGAGAGCGGCGATGCGCTAAGCCGATGCACCTGGGAAAGAGGAGGATAGATGTTTCGCGTCTCGCCGATTGGGGACCGAACAGCGATTACGCGATCGCGAGATCGCGTCTCGTTAAATCGgtatcgctcgctcgcgatcAAGACCCCCTGGTGCCACGGCGCCCCTCGGGCTTAACACCCAAGTACAACTTGCCTTGTCCTCGTCGTGACTTGCCGATGACGCAATGCATAAATACACGCCACGGGGAATCGGAACCGGTGGCTTCTAGTCCTATCTCTGCCGCCGCTGcagcttcttcttcttcttcttcaccGAAGAGAGCAGTCTTTGACGAGCGGTGGTTCCGGAGGCAGCTTCTTGATCGGTACGGCTTTGAGATCGTTATCGTGAGAAGTGGATGAATCCCGGGCTGCCAGATCTTGTGGCAATCGAGCCGAGAAGGAGGAGGTAGTGCAGCAGCCAGAAgaaggaggaaggagaaaCGCACCAGGCAGAATCTCGGAGACTCCGTTCGGTTCCTGCCATCAGACTCACTTTATCCTTCGATCGACTTGGAGGACTCGCGAGGACCAAATTGCTTGCTAATTCCCTCCGGCACGTCCTCAGGACTCTAGACTCGCGAGATGTGGTCGCTGCCAATAGTGATCGGTATGATCGCGATCGTGAGGGCCGGGCCCTACGACAGAACGGCGGACTCGATGAGCGACAGAACGCTGTTCATTAGGAGTCTACCGGGTTATCCTGGGACCAGGAGCGATCTCTACGAAGTCTACATGGAACCATATTATTTTGTACGTATTTTTatgctttttaaaattgtttttaattgtttttttattattttttaattttttttttttatcgattttcgaTAAACTTCTGACATTcattttaaaacgtaattattataatctgCTTAATTAATCTGTCGCGACATGTCtgtttaatgtaatttaattttcatatatttctataCGTAATTTAGCTTTTATATACCACactgattttataaaaattattagattgtattatcgtaatatcgcttttattttaattacaacgaaacgttttagtttttattttatcagtttCTTCCACAAGTTTGAGTTCAAACGccattctttattaaataataaagtaatttttttctttcttttttttgtatataaattactaattagttttattttgcgtCTTTAATTGTTTTGAATCTCACGCGAATCTTATCGCGACCTAAAACGGATTACATAATCTCGTTAGACTCGTGTGAAAATGTTCAGTGAGCACCCTTTCACTTTTCTTTCAAACTTTAACTTAACTCTTCTTAACGTCGCCATTCATCGAACTTCGATCTTCCTTGATTAAAGGCAGTGCGTAATTTTGTTGCCCGATATGTAATTACCGTATACGCGGCAATTAGTATCGTTATATTTATAGGCATACGTGCAAATAACAGCTGTTAAAAAGATTTCCGTCGAACGTTATTGAAGCAGCAATCATCTGTCATGCGACGTTACGTGCTAGATGGTGCAACGAGGATCGTGTAGAATGCGATAATTCATTATTCGCGTGAGTACAGGCGTATGAAGGAAAACGGGTTGCGTTAATTCATCttacaaatacatattttgCAATGAAAATCTCTATCGATAAGTCGAGCgatgcatatttattaatcataCATTGATACatgattatataattttgatacatccacaaaaaaaaatttaataaacataatcTCAGgcgatttttttcattatcgaCGCGGAAGATATATTAGCATTTAAACTGTAATATAAACGTATATTAATGAAACAAACGtatttattctctttcgaGCGGTGAAACGATGCACCGTCTTGCAGGATCATTCTTTCTTCGCGTGCGCCTCGCATTAACATTTCCACGCGCATGACTTCTTCATTCCTCCGCGATGAACGTGACGATACAATTCATCGAGTTCGTCCATCGGCGCTTACTTTATCATTAGTCATTAACTACATAGTCCATCTTTGATACGCggaaatttgcataattagCCATTAAGTTATTTAAACATCGCGAAGGACGCCGACTGGCGCGCGTCGTTATGCCACGAGGACGCTTTCACTGCAAGCGATCGCTCTTCACCTATGTCCCATGCAATTCTAACGAAGCGGCGATTCACTTGGGCCGACCTTGCATGCAGTTTCTAGCCGCTTCATCGTCGCCGTAGATTATATACCTCCGATCGCATTGGTAATTGCCGACGTTACCGTGAAACTGCAACCtcagacaaaaaaaaaaatagagaaaaggGAACAAATAGACAAGATTCGACATCCGCGCGAGTCGCGTAAGGTGAACCAAGGTGAGCCCGAGCGGTGCAACCCTATTGCGAGCCAGTTGGCTGATTAAATTAGATAGGAAGCACACCGTTCCCGGGTACGCTACGTAGTGTGTATCACTCGTACACGATTCGCGGACGCATCATTATCAATTTCCGGTCTTGGCGTTCTCCCGCGGGACTCCGCTCGCGCGGGGCGGCATTTATGGATTAATCGAGCTATAATCGAGCTGTAACAAATTGCTTCCGTAGACTCTCGGTCGcgtagaattaaatattcattccGTCCAACGTCGCCAGTCTATAGATCCTCGATCGATGAAGTCATTAAGATGTTTGCAAACTTCTTTCTCAACATTTTAGCGTATTGTCTTTAAATGTGAGATAAATCTTAGACGAATTTTGCGGGTACatctttgaaataatttctcctTTACATTTTTGCCGAGTGgtcttttattactttcgtTGACCTCTCTTGCCAATCCTTTTAAcgtctaaaataattatgattttcctttaatttacAGGCGGTCGGTTTGAAGGCCGTGGTGGAAATAAAAGCTCTCGACGAGAACGGCTCGCCGGTGGACGGACCCCGAGGGATGCTGACGTTGGAGCAGTATCCCGAAGGGGTCAGGGTCACGGGCAATATCACGGGATTAAATCCGGGCTCGCACGGATTCCACGTGCATGAAAAGGGGGATCTGAGGAAGGGCTGCAACTCGGCTGGACCACACTTCAACCCGTACATGGTACCGGCATTGCTATCTTAATTTATGCGCGTTAATGCAATTTGAATTGCAATCGGTTTGTGGTGTGAACAGCGCTTTTCTCTCGCATAGAATTGTGGCGCGATACATCGGAACATCGTTCTCGGGTTTTCTTTTCTCATGTCAGTGGCCCGAGGATGATTATAACTTTGAAAGTATTACAAGGATCCGCATTGATAAGACGGGCGTGGtaaaatttcgcgcgcgatttccATCGTGgggttattaaaaaaataaaataaaataaaatagtctCTACTCCTTTCTGTTAGTCGCCGCTTTTACAAATCGTCGAGTTAACTTTCTTCGACCGCTGAGAGAAAATTGATTTGAACGTCGAGTAAGTTTAactttcgaattaatttcccGAAGTTCTGAGGGGGAGGCAGAGGGATAACTGGATCACCCTTGCCGCATCGAATCTCCCGAACGCAAATGCGACGCGATTAGCGAAAATTGATAGTCTCGCGCCTCGTAGATTGAGCCGTCGCGATCTCGTCCGCGATAACGCATCTCCCTCTCCCCGGTTCTCGGTTACGGTAAACGAAGAGTGATTACGTTTCAGGTGAATCACGGCGCGCCGAGTGATCCGTTACGTCACGTCGGCGATCTCGGCAATATTGAGGTCGGGGAGGACGGATCGGTGCGGATCGACGGCATGGACCACTATTTGAGCCTGGTAGGTGTCCGGGGTGCGATCGGCAGGGCCCTGGTGGTCCACGCGAAACCCGACGACCTCGGCCGCGGCGGAACCGAAGAGAGCCTCAAGACCGGATCGGCGGGCGAGCGTGTCGCCTGCGGCGTCATTGGGTTCTTGTAAAAGGTTTTTGGCGAACGACGAATTTCAGCCACTGCATGCACCACGCGCACTGAAAACTGTACTTTCGtatcaagaagaaaaaagtataGTCCAGTAAATCCTTGGCGCACACTCCGGTACGCACAGATTTTGGTGAACGAGAT includes the following:
- the LOC139109066 gene encoding superoxide dismutase [Cu-Zn]-like produces the protein MWSLPIVIGMIAIVRAGPYDRTADSMSDRTLFIRSLPGYPGTRSDLYEVYMEPYYFAVGLKAVVEIKALDENGSPVDGPRGMLTLEQYPEGVRVTGNITGLNPGSHGFHVHEKGDLRKGCNSAGPHFNPYMVNHGAPSDPLRHVGDLGNIEVGEDGSVRIDGMDHYLSLVGVRGAIGRALVVHAKPDDLGRGGTEESLKTGSAGERVACGVIGFL